The Carassius auratus strain Wakin chromosome 5, ASM336829v1, whole genome shotgun sequence genome includes a window with the following:
- the LOC113069497 gene encoding protein ALP1-like, producing the protein MLKATTLCTRLMQLGVSDRRMWMLRRPQGAVFWTNVLENFTADQWRQHFRMSRTTFEFVLQLVERSLRRKSTNWRKPLEPHRRLAIVLWWYATPGEYRTISCLFGVGLLTVCTLVHEMTMNVFKRFISLPRGEALQNTINGFAERGYPLCAGAIDGSHIPIIAPQEDAAAYYNRKGWHSIVLQAVVDHNFCFTDVYVGWPGRTHAARVLSNSPIFQMAEENSGYLFPRENSRIVNGVEVPVHLICDAAYPLKKWHMKGFTNHQALTPQQRLYNY; encoded by the exons CTGGGTGTTTCTGATAGAAGAATGTGGATGCTACGAAGACCTCAAggtgctgtattttggactaatGTCCTAGAAAACTTCACCGCCGATCAGTGGCGTCAGCACTTTCGCATGTCACGCACCACGTTTGAGTTTGTTCTGCAACTTGTTGAGCGAAGTCTGAGACGAAAGTCTACAAACTGGAGAAAGCCACTTGAACCACACCGTAGATTGGCTATTGTTTTGTGGTGGTATGCTACCCCTGGCGAATACCGCACAATCAGTTGTCTTTTTGGTGTGGGGCTGTTGACTGTTTGTACTCTGGTTCATGAAATGACCATGAACGTTTTCAAACGTTTCATCTCCTTGCCCAGAGGAGAAGCTCTTCAAAACACTATAAATGGATTCGCTGAACGTGGGTATCCATTATGTGCTGGTGCAATAGACGGTAGCCACATCCCTATTATTGCTCCCCAGGAAGATGCTGCAGCTTACTACAATCGTAAAGGATGGCATTCAATTGTACTTCAAGCTGTTGTCGACCACAACTTCTG CTTCACAGATGTGTATGTAGGCTGGCCTGGCCGCACACATGCCGCTCGTGTGTTGTCCAACTCTCCCATTTTCCAAATGGCAGAAGAAAATAGTGGCTACCTGTTTCCACGTGAG AACTCAAGGATTGTGAATGGAGTTGAGGTTCCTGTCCATTTAATTTGTGATGCTGCATACCCGCTCAAGAAATGGCATATGAAGGGTTTCACAAATCACCAAGCGCTGACCCCTCAACAACGGCTGTACAACTACTGA